Proteins encoded in a region of the Haloarcula sp. CBA1129 genome:
- a CDS encoding TrmB family transcriptional regulator sugar-binding domain-containing protein, which produces MPDFTRQPNATVRDRLQQYGLSETEADTYLAVVETGPATARTVAETAGISTSYVYDICDSLAADGFVTVDDHRTPTVIRATPPSEAFGALKRELDTLETAVQSRYEDNSTEDNSFEVVKSRPTIVKRLEQHIDAADCEVVLQLPARRLPDLREPLRRARERGILVLLTLSGYDPESMPLELDGVANAVRLGLDGAPSLLATDQQRGLVSPATMLSWDHDETNAITFTQEAVAAVLVGSYLGNYWPIGEEVLVSRPPSLPVRYDMFRHVVFTTTLALRAGESVVADLYARPTGSDGEFEMLTGKVVDVRQNLLEPTRSDFGFENSLVIDTGQERITVGGYGAFLEDYEVKHTTLRRA; this is translated from the coding sequence CTCTCCGAGACAGAGGCCGATACGTATCTCGCCGTCGTCGAAACGGGACCGGCAACGGCCCGGACGGTGGCTGAAACCGCGGGTATCTCTACGAGCTACGTGTACGACATCTGTGATTCGCTGGCAGCGGACGGCTTCGTCACCGTCGACGACCACCGGACGCCGACAGTCATCCGTGCGACGCCTCCCTCGGAGGCCTTCGGCGCGCTGAAACGCGAACTGGATACGCTTGAGACAGCGGTCCAATCCCGGTACGAGGATAACTCGACTGAGGACAACTCCTTCGAGGTGGTCAAGTCCAGACCGACCATTGTCAAGCGGCTGGAGCAACACATCGACGCCGCCGACTGCGAGGTCGTGCTCCAGCTCCCGGCACGCCGACTGCCCGACCTCCGCGAGCCGCTGCGCCGCGCTCGCGAACGGGGCATCCTCGTACTGCTGACGCTATCCGGCTACGACCCCGAATCGATGCCGCTGGAACTGGACGGCGTCGCCAACGCGGTTCGGCTCGGCCTCGACGGCGCACCCTCACTGCTCGCGACGGACCAGCAGCGCGGGCTCGTTTCCCCGGCGACGATGCTTAGCTGGGACCACGACGAGACGAATGCGATTACGTTCACGCAGGAGGCCGTCGCGGCGGTGTTGGTCGGTTCCTACTTGGGCAATTACTGGCCAATCGGCGAGGAAGTCCTGGTTTCGCGGCCGCCGTCACTCCCGGTCCGGTACGACATGTTCCGCCACGTCGTGTTCACGACGACGCTCGCGCTCCGTGCTGGTGAGTCCGTCGTCGCCGACCTGTATGCCCGGCCGACAGGCTCAGACGGCGAGTTCGAGATGCTGACCGGCAAAGTGGTCGATGTCCGGCAGAACCTGCTTGAACCGACCAGAAGTGACTTCGGTTTCGAGAACTCGCTGGTCATCGACACGGGACAGGAGCGGATCACTGTTGGCGGGTACGGCGCGTTCCTCGAAGACTACGAGGTCAAGCATACGACATTGCGCCGAGCGTAG
- a CDS encoding NAD-dependent epimerase/dehydratase family protein, with the protein MDSVLVIGGGRFIGRHTVTEFRDAGYDVTTLTRGQRSNPFADTAVAHIQGDRREREALEAARDRVDPDVVVDCVAYFPDDVRVATDVFADVDAYVYISSGAAYGAERTPKREGETPLAGCTAEQATTDSAATYGPRKAEGDREVFAAAEDGVRAMSVRPTVVYGPYDYTERFAYWVDRIAEYDQVVVPSDGLSLWQMAYVEDVASALRLVAERGTAGEAYNVGDEHAPTLREWVDLLARVHDTSVEAIGVGERELAAAGLAPDDFPIYRDSPHLLSTAKLRELGWSSTPHETALAVTVAEHRENDRTGREFGPDRETESALIDRLTE; encoded by the coding sequence ATGGATAGTGTCCTCGTCATCGGCGGCGGTCGGTTCATCGGCCGGCACACAGTCACAGAGTTCCGCGACGCAGGCTACGACGTGACGACGCTCACCCGCGGACAGCGTTCAAACCCGTTTGCAGACACCGCTGTCGCCCACATCCAAGGTGACCGACGCGAGCGGGAGGCACTCGAAGCCGCTCGCGACCGAGTCGACCCGGATGTAGTCGTCGACTGTGTGGCGTACTTCCCGGACGATGTCCGAGTGGCGACCGACGTGTTCGCCGATGTCGACGCGTACGTGTATATCTCAAGTGGCGCGGCCTACGGTGCTGAACGGACGCCCAAGCGAGAGGGAGAGACGCCGCTTGCAGGCTGCACCGCTGAGCAGGCCACAACCGACAGCGCGGCGACCTACGGGCCACGGAAGGCCGAAGGCGACCGCGAGGTGTTCGCCGCCGCCGAGGACGGTGTGCGGGCGATGAGCGTCCGACCGACCGTCGTCTACGGCCCCTACGACTACACCGAGCGGTTCGCCTACTGGGTCGACCGGATTGCCGAGTACGACCAAGTGGTCGTTCCCAGCGACGGCCTCAGCCTCTGGCAGATGGCCTACGTCGAAGACGTGGCGAGTGCGCTCCGCCTCGTCGCGGAGCGAGGGACGGCCGGCGAGGCCTACAACGTCGGCGACGAGCACGCACCGACACTCCGGGAATGGGTCGACCTGCTCGCCAGAGTGCACGACACGTCTGTCGAGGCCATCGGCGTCGGCGAACGCGAACTCGCGGCGGCGGGGCTTGCCCCCGACGATTTCCCCATCTACCGCGACTCACCGCATCTGTTGTCGACGGCAAAACTGCGTGAACTGGGCTGGTCGTCGACACCCCATGAGACGGCGCTGGCCGTGACCGTCGCCGAACATCGGGAAAACGACCGAACCGGCCGGGAGTTCGGGCCTGATCGGGAGACGGAGTCAGCGCTTATCGACCGCCTGACAGAGTGA
- a CDS encoding type IV pilin has translation MAGEFRAVSSVISVILLVAVTVVLAAVLSVATLGLAEKLDDTAPVIGQSEGEFAAQDGFDGGIVRITNVAGDVVRVSEIEVAVSAECSGDGTEKHGRLVNLPAKSGDRPQRDNIEGDDIFDESTGSLTERGADDTGALVTDEFRPGDVIVFRIAGGDCDLLSGDTVTVRVVHTPSNAVIIRQELTA, from the coding sequence GTGGCAGGTGAGTTTCGTGCTGTCTCCTCGGTCATTTCAGTTATCCTCCTCGTGGCGGTAACTGTCGTTCTTGCAGCGGTGCTGTCAGTGGCGACGCTTGGCCTCGCGGAGAAACTGGATGACACCGCGCCTGTAATCGGCCAATCGGAGGGTGAGTTCGCCGCACAGGATGGGTTCGACGGGGGCATCGTCCGGATCACGAACGTTGCTGGAGATGTCGTCCGTGTCTCAGAGATCGAAGTGGCAGTCAGTGCCGAATGTAGCGGCGACGGGACCGAAAAACACGGGCGGTTAGTCAATCTCCCGGCGAAATCCGGTGATCGGCCACAGAGAGACAACATCGAGGGCGACGATATCTTCGACGAGAGTACTGGCTCGCTCACGGAGCGCGGTGCCGATGATACCGGGGCGCTAGTTACAGACGAGTTCCGCCCGGGAGACGTGATCGTTTTCCGGATAGCAGGCGGGGACTGTGATTTGCTCTCGGGCGATACGGTGACCGTCCGAGTAGTGCACACCCCGTCAAACGCGGTTATTATCCGACAGGAGTTGACTGCATGA
- a CDS encoding prohibitin family protein yields MSDIPGPDPDSGSGIDIDVGRGLRIGVSVVVAIAVATALFGGYHQVPEGHVGVQKSFGAVTGDELQPGAHIIVPVKDSVQDVEIRPRTYTMANTEGEGDRAAQSDAVTVQTVNGTTVDIDITVRYKVEEADASGFVIQWRNVEQAEERLIRPSVRSQLRDEAAGIQTSEIYTSNGRERLGEAAQQKLKSAFEGEALVLEEVQVRDVDLPDSYDQALNDKEIAKQRVEEKQFEIQQAKADKKRQEVQAEADARVIEIRGEALRDNPVVLKQQYVQSIDDSDKVILATDDEGTPIILQTGRSRGGNTSSADAGFSTNVTNATAGN; encoded by the coding sequence ATGAGTGACATCCCGGGTCCTGACCCCGATTCCGGCTCGGGCATCGACATCGATGTTGGCCGCGGCCTCCGCATCGGCGTCAGCGTCGTCGTTGCAATTGCTGTCGCAACGGCCCTGTTCGGTGGCTACCATCAGGTCCCGGAAGGCCACGTCGGCGTCCAGAAATCGTTCGGCGCGGTGACCGGCGATGAACTCCAGCCGGGCGCGCACATCATCGTACCGGTCAAAGACTCCGTTCAAGACGTCGAGATACGGCCGCGAACGTACACCATGGCCAACACCGAGGGTGAAGGAGACAGGGCGGCACAATCCGATGCCGTGACCGTCCAGACGGTCAACGGAACGACGGTTGACATCGACATCACCGTCCGGTACAAGGTCGAAGAAGCGGACGCATCAGGGTTTGTCATCCAATGGCGGAACGTCGAGCAAGCAGAAGAGCGACTCATTCGACCATCCGTCCGTTCGCAACTCCGCGACGAAGCCGCCGGTATCCAGACAAGTGAGATATACACCAGCAACGGCCGCGAGCGGCTTGGTGAGGCGGCACAGCAGAAGCTCAAATCCGCGTTCGAGGGCGAAGCGCTCGTCCTCGAAGAGGTGCAGGTCCGTGATGTCGATCTCCCGGACTCGTACGATCAGGCGCTCAACGACAAGGAAATCGCAAAGCAACGCGTCGAAGAGAAGCAGTTCGAGATCCAGCAGGCCAAAGCTGACAAGAAACGGCAGGAAGTCCAGGCCGAGGCCGATGCCCGGGTCATCGAGATTCGCGGTGAAGCGCTTCGGGACAACCCGGTCGTACTGAAACAGCAGTACGTCCAGAGCATCGACGATTCGGATAAGGTCATTCTGGCGACTGACGACGAGGGGACACCGATAATCCTGCAGACTGGCAGAAGCCGCGGCGGAAACACCTCCAGTGCCGATGCAGGGTTCTCGACAAACGTGACGAACGCGACGGCTGGGAACTGA